The Streptomonospora litoralis genome window below encodes:
- a CDS encoding type I polyketide synthase, with the protein MSDEKLLAYLRKVTGELHEARRKLKEAPAADADDPIAVVAMSCRLPGGVASPEDLWELLADERDAVSGFPTDRGWPDDLYSDDPDAPGKSYVNRGGFLHDAAAFDPEAFGISPREATAMDPQQRLMLELGWEAFERARIAPSSLRGTATGVFAGACSFHYEGDYTDAPEDLGGHLITGNVTSVLSGRVSYAFGLEGPAITLDTGCSSALVAMHLAARSLRQGECSLALAGGVAVMSTPGVFVEFSRQRGLAPDGRCKAFGAAADGTGWSEGAGFVLLERLSDAEAAGHPVLAVLRGSATNQDGASNGLTAPNGRAQQRVIQRALEDAGLEAADVDAVEGHGTGTRLGDPIEANALMEAYGRRRPEDRPLLLGSVKSNIGHAQAAAGVASVIKTVLCLDRGRLPRTLHVDEPTPEVDWSRGGVELLTEPVAWPRGERVRRAGVSGFGVSGTNAHLIVEEPPEPSPAAVHAGADADPFGTPLPWVLSARGEQALRARAAQLHAHASAAPETVQDIGYSLATTRSSYEHRAVVVGEDRDRLLAGVDALRAGASSPAVVSGVAETPAAPVFVFPGQGSQWPGMARDLLESSPVFRKRMEECADALAGHVARSPLDVLRMTPGGPDDDRVDVVQPALFSVMVALAELWRSYGVEPAGVIGHSQGEIAAACVAGALSLEDAARVVALRSRALRTLAGTGGMLSLGLPPGETRELLAHWEGRLSLAAVNSPGDTVVSGDTEALASLQQAAADRGARARMVNVDYASHSAHVEEIRQTLLGDLAPVAPGAAGVAFYSTVTGDRLDTAALDADYWMRNLRRTVRLDAAAEAAHRAGLRMFVEVSPHPVLTFPLQQTLPEADVLGTLHRDDRCARRFLVALGEAYAAGAEVDWSAAFDPAAGRRVPLPTYPFQRRKHWLPPRRPAAAAPVDRLDTWHYRPSWSAVTEVAQGRARGLWLLLVPAGAGTGAGTGTGAVADALRRSGAETCSVEVDRPPERAALAARLRDAAQDREVAGVLSLAADAEDVSGERGGGVPEAVLGTLVAHQALGDAGIGAPLWCATREAVSTGAGDPAPRPRQAALWGLGTSLAAERPERWGGLVDLPADPGPRELDRMASVLGGGGEPQCAVRPGGTFARRLLRASSATAEAWVPDGTVLITGGLGGVGGRLARRLARGGARHLLLLGRRGLDTPGAKDLCQELDELGATVMVRACDAADRAALAEAIGEIPEEHPLTAVIHAAGVLDDAPADRLGPKQLRTVMSAKAASAWNLHELTRGLPLTAFVLFSSAGAVLGSAGQAGYAAANAYLDGLAEHRKALGLPATSIAWTVLKDSGMVGPDAEEWFSARGARPMEPEPAFEAMRRAIETGAPHVVVGDIDWGRFASLDGITAPGPLLAEIPEAARSAAEAEGGDARRLVLGRDADEALRSLRDLVAGQVAAVLDYGPDDAVPRERPLKELGFDSVTSVALRNRLGAACGLRLPVTLAFDHPSVAAIAGHLYDELSPDTGADAAAELERLESLLADGGDLREALVERLRSMLWKWDRGPAAPDDAEDAGRADDLRDATDEEMFQLLDNELGTA; encoded by the coding sequence ATGAGCGACGAGAAGCTGCTGGCCTACCTCAGAAAGGTGACCGGGGAACTGCACGAGGCCCGCCGGAAGCTGAAGGAGGCCCCGGCGGCCGACGCGGACGACCCGATCGCGGTCGTGGCCATGAGCTGCCGCCTGCCCGGCGGCGTGGCATCCCCCGAGGACCTGTGGGAGCTGCTGGCCGACGAACGCGACGCGGTCTCCGGGTTCCCCACGGACCGCGGCTGGCCCGACGACCTGTACTCCGACGACCCCGACGCCCCCGGCAAGAGCTATGTGAACCGCGGGGGGTTCCTGCACGACGCCGCCGCGTTCGACCCCGAGGCGTTCGGCATCTCGCCCCGCGAGGCGACGGCGATGGACCCGCAGCAGCGCCTGATGCTGGAGCTGGGCTGGGAGGCCTTCGAGCGGGCGCGGATCGCCCCGTCCTCCCTGCGCGGCACCGCGACCGGCGTCTTCGCCGGCGCGTGCTCCTTCCACTACGAGGGCGACTACACCGACGCCCCCGAGGACCTGGGCGGCCACCTGATCACCGGGAACGTGACCAGCGTGCTCTCCGGCCGCGTCAGCTACGCGTTCGGCCTGGAGGGCCCGGCCATCACGCTGGACACCGGCTGCTCCTCGGCGCTGGTGGCGATGCACCTCGCCGCGCGGTCGCTGCGCCAGGGCGAGTGCTCCCTGGCGCTGGCCGGAGGTGTGGCCGTCATGTCGACGCCGGGGGTATTCGTCGAGTTCAGCCGGCAGCGCGGGCTCGCCCCCGACGGACGCTGCAAGGCGTTCGGGGCGGCCGCCGACGGCACCGGGTGGAGCGAGGGCGCCGGGTTCGTCCTGCTGGAGCGCCTCTCCGACGCCGAGGCCGCGGGCCACCCGGTCCTCGCCGTGCTCCGCGGCTCCGCGACCAACCAGGACGGCGCCAGCAACGGACTGACCGCACCCAACGGCCGCGCCCAGCAGCGGGTCATCCAGCGGGCGCTGGAGGACGCCGGCCTGGAGGCCGCCGACGTGGACGCCGTCGAGGGCCACGGCACCGGCACCAGGCTCGGCGACCCGATCGAGGCCAACGCGCTGATGGAGGCCTACGGCAGGCGGCGGCCCGAGGACCGGCCGCTGCTGCTCGGTTCGGTGAAGTCCAACATCGGCCACGCGCAGGCCGCCGCCGGGGTCGCGAGCGTCATCAAGACGGTGCTCTGCCTGGACCGCGGACGGCTGCCCCGCACCCTGCACGTCGACGAACCCACCCCCGAGGTCGACTGGAGCCGCGGCGGCGTGGAACTTCTGACCGAGCCGGTCGCGTGGCCGCGCGGCGAGCGGGTGCGGCGGGCCGGCGTCTCCGGCTTCGGCGTCAGCGGCACCAACGCCCACCTCATCGTGGAGGAGCCGCCCGAGCCCTCCCCGGCGGCGGTGCACGCCGGCGCCGACGCGGACCCCTTCGGCACCCCGCTGCCGTGGGTGCTGTCGGCCCGCGGCGAGCAGGCGCTTCGGGCCCGGGCGGCGCAGCTCCACGCGCACGCCTCGGCCGCGCCCGAGACGGTGCAGGACATCGGCTACTCGCTGGCGACCACGCGCTCCTCCTACGAGCACCGGGCCGTGGTCGTCGGCGAGGACCGCGACCGACTCCTCGCCGGAGTGGACGCGCTGCGCGCCGGGGCCTCCTCGCCCGCGGTGGTCTCCGGAGTCGCCGAGACACCGGCCGCCCCCGTCTTCGTCTTCCCCGGGCAGGGTTCGCAGTGGCCCGGCATGGCCCGCGACCTGCTGGAGTCGTCGCCGGTCTTCCGCAAGCGCATGGAGGAGTGCGCCGACGCCCTCGCCGGCCACGTGGCGCGCTCGCCCCTCGACGTGCTGCGCATGACACCGGGCGGCCCCGACGACGACCGCGTCGACGTGGTCCAGCCGGCGCTGTTCTCGGTGATGGTGGCCCTCGCCGAGCTGTGGCGCTCCTACGGCGTCGAACCCGCGGGTGTGATCGGGCACTCCCAGGGCGAGATCGCGGCGGCCTGCGTGGCGGGCGCGCTCTCGCTGGAGGACGCCGCCCGCGTGGTCGCGCTGCGCTCGCGGGCGCTGCGGACGCTCGCGGGAACGGGCGGGATGCTCTCGCTCGGACTGCCGCCCGGCGAAACCCGGGAGCTGCTGGCGCATTGGGAGGGGCGCCTCTCGCTGGCCGCGGTGAACAGCCCCGGCGACACGGTGGTCTCCGGCGACACCGAGGCGCTCGCGTCCCTGCAGCAGGCGGCCGCCGACCGGGGAGCGCGCGCCCGGATGGTCAACGTGGACTACGCCTCGCACTCCGCGCACGTCGAGGAGATCCGCCAGACGCTGCTCGGCGACCTGGCGCCGGTCGCCCCGGGCGCCGCCGGCGTCGCCTTCTACTCCACGGTGACGGGCGACCGGCTCGACACCGCCGCACTGGACGCGGACTACTGGATGCGCAACCTGCGCCGCACCGTGCGGCTGGACGCAGCCGCGGAGGCCGCCCACCGCGCCGGTCTGCGGATGTTCGTCGAGGTCAGCCCGCACCCGGTGCTCACGTTCCCGCTGCAGCAGACCCTGCCGGAGGCGGACGTCCTCGGCACGCTCCACCGCGACGACCGGTGCGCGCGGCGGTTCCTCGTCGCCCTCGGGGAGGCCTACGCGGCGGGCGCCGAGGTCGACTGGTCCGCGGCGTTCGACCCCGCCGCGGGCCGGCGGGTCCCGCTGCCCACCTATCCGTTCCAGCGCCGCAAGCACTGGCTGCCGCCGCGCCGCCCCGCGGCCGCCGCTCCCGTCGACCGGCTGGACACCTGGCACTACCGGCCCTCCTGGAGCGCGGTCACCGAGGTGGCGCAGGGCCGCGCCCGCGGACTGTGGCTGCTGCTCGTCCCCGCCGGCGCAGGAACCGGCGCAGGCACCGGCACAGGCGCAGTCGCCGACGCGCTGCGCCGCTCCGGCGCCGAGACCTGCTCGGTGGAGGTGGATCGTCCGCCCGAGCGGGCCGCACTCGCCGCACGGCTGCGCGATGCGGCACAGGACCGCGAGGTCGCCGGGGTGCTGTCGCTGGCGGCCGACGCCGAGGACGTGTCCGGCGAACGCGGGGGCGGCGTGCCCGAGGCGGTGCTGGGGACCCTCGTCGCCCACCAGGCCCTCGGTGACGCCGGGATCGGCGCTCCGCTGTGGTGCGCCACGCGCGAGGCCGTCTCCACCGGCGCCGGCGACCCGGCTCCCCGGCCCCGCCAGGCCGCGCTGTGGGGGCTGGGCACCTCGCTGGCGGCGGAGCGGCCCGAGCGCTGGGGCGGGCTGGTCGACCTGCCCGCCGATCCGGGGCCGCGCGAGCTCGACCGCATGGCCTCGGTCCTGGGCGGCGGCGGGGAGCCGCAGTGCGCCGTGCGCCCGGGCGGGACCTTCGCCCGCCGACTCCTCCGCGCCTCCAGCGCGACCGCCGAGGCGTGGGTGCCCGACGGGACCGTGCTGATCACCGGCGGACTCGGGGGCGTCGGCGGACGACTGGCCCGCCGGCTGGCCCGGGGCGGCGCCCGGCACCTGCTGCTGCTGGGCCGCCGCGGCCTGGACACCCCGGGCGCCAAGGACCTGTGCCAGGAGCTCGACGAGCTGGGTGCCACCGTCATGGTGCGGGCCTGCGACGCCGCCGACCGCGCCGCCCTGGCCGAGGCGATCGGCGAGATCCCCGAGGAGCACCCGCTGACCGCGGTGATCCACGCGGCCGGGGTCCTCGACGACGCCCCCGCCGACCGCCTCGGGCCGAAGCAGCTGCGTACGGTCATGTCCGCCAAGGCGGCTTCGGCCTGGAACCTGCACGAACTCACCCGCGGCCTCCCGCTCACCGCGTTCGTGCTGTTCTCCTCCGCGGGCGCCGTTCTGGGCTCCGCCGGCCAGGCCGGCTACGCGGCGGCCAACGCCTATCTGGACGGCCTCGCCGAGCACCGCAAGGCCCTGGGCCTGCCCGCCACCTCGATCGCCTGGACGGTGCTGAAGGACTCGGGGATGGTCGGCCCCGACGCCGAGGAGTGGTTCAGCGCGCGCGGCGCCCGCCCCATGGAGCCCGAGCCCGCCTTCGAGGCCATGCGCCGCGCGATCGAGACCGGCGCGCCGCACGTGGTGGTCGGCGACATCGACTGGGGGCGCTTCGCCTCCCTGGACGGCATCACCGCGCCGGGGCCGCTGCTGGCCGAGATCCCCGAGGCGGCCCGATCCGCAGCCGAGGCCGAGGGCGGCGACGCGCGCCGGCTCGTGCTCGGCCGGGACGCCGACGAGGCCCTGCGTTCGCTGCGCGACCTCGTCGCGGGCCAGGTCGCGGCGGTCCTGGACTACGGGCCCGACGACGCGGTGCCCCGGGAGCGGCCGCTCAAGGAGCTGGGCTTCGACTCGGTGACGTCGGTCGCGCTGCGCAACCGCCTCGGCGCCGCGTGCGGCCTGCGGCTGCCGGTGACTCTCGCCTTCGACCATCCTTCGGTGGCCGCGATCGCCGGACACCTCTACGACGAACTGTCCCCCGACACGGGCGCGGACGCCGCCGCGGAGCTGGAGCGCCTGGAGTCGCTCCTCGCCGACGGCGGCGACCTGCGCGAGGCCCTCGTGGAGCGGCTCCGCTCGATGCTGTGGAAGTGGGACCGCGGCCCGGCGGCCCCGGACGACGCGGAGGACGCGGGGCGCGCGGACGACCTGCGCGACGCGACCGACGAAGAGATGTTCCAGCTGCTCGACAACGAACTGGGAACGGCATGA